The genomic interval CGCGGCCAACCGGCGCCGGGTCAGCGCGCAGTGGAACGGCAGTGCGGCCCGCACGGCGGCGGACGGGTCGTACCCGTCGAGCAGGGCCGCGCGCAGCCCGGCGGCACCACGGTGACCGCCGTGCACCTCGCGCCACCGCAGGTGCTCGAGCAGGTTCGCCAGGTCGAGCGCCGGGTCACCGATCGCCAGCAGGTCGAAGTCGATGAACCCGACCTCGGGACCGGAGTCCGTCGCCGGGTCTCCGGTCGGGCCGGTGCCGCCGATCAGCAGCTGTTTGTCGTGCAGGTCCCGGTGCAGCGCCACTCCTCTTGCTGTTCGCGGTCGTGGCGGCGTCGCCGCCGTCGGCAGTGCGGCACCCCAGCGCCGGGCGAGGTCCTCCCACCTGCGGGTGACGGCGAGCTCGGCCGCGGAGTCGTGCACCGGCAGCCCGTCCGGCGGCTCGGCGGCGTGCAGCGCGGCCAGCGCGCGGCCCACCGCCCGGACCATCCCCGGCAGTGCCGGGTCGGCGGCGGCGATCAGCTCGTGCAGCGACCGTCCCGGCAGCGCGGCGGTGGTCACCGCATCACCGTCCACGGCGACGATCTCCGGGACCGTCACGCCCAGAACGGACGATGCCCGGGCCGCTTCCAGCAGTCCGGGCAGTCGCGACGCCCGGACCACCTTGGTGAAGGTCCGGCGATCCCGGTCGGTCAGCACCGCCCGCCGGCCGACCCGGTGCGAGACCAGCACCCCACCTCCCGCGATCCGGCGGGCCAGCCCGGGCAGCCTGGGGTCCGCGCCACCCGGGTAGAGGACGAAGCGGCCCAACGGCCGGGCCGCCGGCACCGCCGCCGCAGCGGCGGACGCGTCCTGCGCCCGCTCGAACCAGCGTGCCGCCCACTCCTGACCGCCGACCTCCAGGGCCACGGAGAGCTCGGTCGCCGACACCGGCCGGGCCACGATCCGTTCGGCCCCGACACCGGCCGCGTCCCGGAACACGTCGTCGATCATCGTTGCACCGCCAGGGATTCCATCCGCCGGACCATGCCTGCGGTGTCGGTCACCCAGCCCGCCGCACAGGAGCGGAAGGGGTCGGTCAGCCGGCCGAGCCCGGCGACCAGCAGGTCCCGCAGGTCCGGGACCGGTGGTGCGGTGGCCTGCCCGTAGCCGGCGAGCAGGTCCGGCCATCCGGAGTCGTCCGGAGCGGCCATCCGGAGCGAGGCGAGATCGTCGACAGCGGAGCCGGTCCCGGCCCGGTCCAGGTCCAGCAGTGCGACCCCGCCGCCGGGTTCGATCAGCAGTTGATCGAGCGAGCAGTCCCCGTGCACCAGAGCCGGAGCCGGCGGCCTGCTGGGGAGGGCGCCGGTCAGTGCCACCAGGCCGGCGATCCGCGGTGCCAGGCCGGGCACCAGTCGCGCCGCCATCGCCGCGGATTCCCGCCAGGCGGGTGCACCGGCGGCGGGGACCGCAGGAGTGATCGGCGTCGCGTGCCATCGGGCCAGCGCCGCGCCGACCGCAACGAGGTCCTGCGGACCTGCCGGGCGCCCCGGCAGGAACCCCAGTTCCAGGGTGGCGGTGTCCGGGTCGTGTCCGAGCACCGGCGAGGTGGCGACGGTGGCCCCTACTGCCGACCGGTACCGCAGCAGTGCATCCGTCGACCGGCCGGCCCGGTAGCAGCGACGCAGCACGGATCCGTCGGCGGACCGGGACACCCATCGCCGCATGGGTTTCCAGGCGAGTGGCTGTCCGTCCGGCGGGGTCCGCAGGCCCGGGAGGTCACGGTCGGCGCCCGGCCCGGCGAGCAGCACCCCGGCGGCCTCGTCGACGGCGAGGACGGCGTCGGGCGCTTTGCGGACGTACTTGGCGACCTTGGGGCGGGCGTGGTCCGCGACGGCGAACAGGAATGCCGGGCGGCCACCGATTTCGAGAGCGAGCACGACGCTGGTACCTGGCTTCCAGCGCCGGTAGCGCAGTCGACCCGCCGCCGGCGCGCCGACCTGCTCCAACCAGCCGGCGAGCCGGTCCGGGTCGGTGGCGACCGGGAACCCCGGGACATCGGGATCCATGGCGATGCCTGCGATCCCGCCGCAAGCCGGAGCACCCGTCACCACGGTCGTCGCGCCATCTGCGGTCCCGTGTTCGCCGGACGTGCGGGCCCGGCGACGGCCGGGACGCCGACCGTGACGATCCGGTCGGCGTCCGCGGCGTGCGCCGGGTCGTGGGTCACGACGAAGGTGGTGCGCCCCTCGGTCAACCGGCGGAGCGCGGCGCGGACCTCCCCCTCGGTCTTCTCGTCGAGTCCGGTGAGCGGCTCGTCCAGGACGATGATCGGCGTCCGGCGCACTGCGGCGCGGGCGATCGCGATCCGCTGCCGCTGACCGCCGGAGAGGGTGGAACCCCTCTCCCCGACCACGGTCTCGTAGCCGTGCGGAAGCCGCCGGACGAATTCGTCGGCACCGGCCAGGGTCGCCGCCCGGACGATCTCCTGCGGCGACACCGGGAACGGCGAGCCCAGCGCGATGTTCTCCGCGATGGTGCCGCGGAACAGGACGGACTCCTGCAGCAGCACGGTCACCTGGTCCCGCACCGAGTCGATGGTCAGGTCGCGGACGTCGTGGCCGTCGAGCAGCAACCGGCCGCCGTCCGGGTCGCGGAACCGGGCGAGCAGGCCGACGAGAGTCGACTTCCCCGCCCCGGACGGCCCGACGAGGGCGATCCGCTCCCCCGGCCGCACCGTGAGGTCCAGTCCGCGCAGCACCGGCGGGCCGCCGGGATACCCGGCCCACACCTGCTCGAACCGCACGAAGCCGCGCAGCCGCGGCGCCGGTCGGGCCCAGCTGGTGTCACGCACCTGGGAGCGCTGTTCCAGCACGTCGACGATGCGTTCCCCGGAGGCCAGCGCCTTGGACAGCCGGCCGGTGTACTTGGCGATGTCGCGCATCGGCTTGAACGCGGTCTTGAGGTAGGTCAGGAACACCGTGAGCTCGCCGACCGTCAACGCACCGGACAGCACCCGGGTGGCGCCGAACCAGAGCACCAACGCGGTGGCGATGCCGACCAGGACATCGGTCGACCGCTCCAGCGCGGCGGCCAGCCGCTTGGCCTTCACCCCGTCCCGGAAGGACTTCTCGTTGCCGCCGGAGAACCGTTGCTGCAGCCGTTCCTGCAGCGAGTACGTGGTGATCACCGGCATCGCCGACAGCGATTCGGCGGCCACCGCGGCGAGATCGCCCTCGGCGGAGCGCTGGGACCGCGACACCGACGCGATCCGCCGTGTCGACCGTCGGGAGAGCAGCGCGAAGAGCGGCAGCACGGTGATCGCCGCCAGGGCCAACGGCCAGTCGAGAACGGCGACCACGGCGAGCATCCCGGCCAGGGTGACCAGGTTGCCGACCAGTGGGAGGGCCGCGGTGACCGCCACCTCCTGCAGCCGTCCCACGTCACCGGTGACGCGGGTGACCAGGTCACCGGTGCGGTTGCGCTCGTGGAAGTCCATCGGCAGCCGGGTGAGGTGGGCGAACAGCTCGGCCCGCACCCGGGTGAGCACCCGGTTGCCGACCAGCGCGAAACACATGGTCATGGCGAACGAGAACAGCGCCCGCAGCGCGACAACCGCACCGAGCGCCAGTGCGCACAATGTCACTCCGTGCAGCAGACCGTCCCGGCCCTGACCGGTGGCCACCACCGGCACCAGGCGGTCGATGACCACCGCCAGCGGCCACGGTTCCAGCAGCCGCATCAGCACCTCGCCGAGCAGTGCCAGCATGCCGCCGGCGATCAGCAGCCGCTGGCCGTGCAGGTGCGGCCGCAGCCGCCGCAGCACGCGCAGCAGCTGCGGCCAGGTGGCCTGCTCCTTCGACGTGGACGTGCCCGTGGATTCTGCCGATGTCCTCTGCGCTGCCGATGTTCTCATGCGGTGCTCCGGATCCCGTCGCCGCGCACCAGGCCACCCAGCGGGGCCAGCGACCGGCGGACGACGTCGGCCCACGTGTGGGCGGCGACCGCACGAGCCCGCCCGCGGCGCGCCAGATCGGTGCGCAGCGCGGTGTCGGACCGGAGTCGGTGCAGGGCCAGGGCCAGCGCCGCCGGATCCCCGGGCGGCACCAGGACTCCGAGCCGGCCGTGGTCCAGGGCCGCCGGCAGCTGCCCGACCCCGGAGGCGACGACCGGCAGCCCGGCGGCCAGGTACTCGTAGACCTTGAGCGGCGAGAAGTACTGGTCCTGGGCGACAGGGTAAGGGGCGCAGGCGATGTCCATGCGCCGGAGCTGGGTCACCACCGCGTCCGCGGGCACCGCGCCGTTGAACTCCAGGGCCGTTCCGAGATCGGACGCTGCCGCGGAGCCGGCCAGGGCCACCCGGCGCGGACCGTCGCCGACCACCAGGGCCGCCCAGCGCCGGTCGGACCGGTGCAGCCGCGCCACTGCCTCCAGCAGCACCTCGACCCCGTGCCAGGGTTTGAGCGAACCGGCGAAGCCGACCACGAACCGGCCGGCGTCCGCCGGCGTGACCGGGCCCGATCGCGGCGAGATCCGCTGCACATCAACCCCGTTCGGCACGACCAGCGGATCGGCGCCGCGCTCCCGGGCCCAGTCGGCGACCGGATCGGACACGCACACCACCACCGATGCCGCCGACAGCGCGGCCACGGCGCACTCCTCCGCGACCGCGGTGTGCACCAGCGACCGGTGAAGCTGCTGCTCCTGCACCAGCGGGGCGTTCACCTCCAACACCGACGGGCGCCGGTGCCGGCGCGCCCAGTCGGTGGCGGTGCGCCCCCAGAGCGAGTACCGCTCGTAGACCAGGTCCGGATCGATGTCCTCCAGCGCGTCCGCCACCGCCCGGTCCGCCGCCATGGCCGCGAGTTCCCTGTCCGCGACGGTGATCCCGCTGCCCGCGGGAACGGCAGGCAGCCGGTGGACGCCGACGTCGGCAGGGCCCCCGTCGGGGCGGACCGCGACCACCCGGACGTCGTGCCCGGCCCGTCGGAACTCGCCGATCACCGCGCGGGCGTGCAGCGACGCACCCTTGGTGCCGAAGACCGGGATGCCGGGGTCCGCGCAGACGAAGGCGATCCTCATCGCAGTGCTCCTTCCGGCGCCGCGGTGGGCACCCCGAATCCGGCCGCGACGGCAGCGGCCTGCCGCCGGGTGTCGTAGTCCTGCTCCACCAACCGGCGGGCCGCCGCCGCGAGCCCGGCGCCGAGCGCACGGTCGGTCAGCAACGACTCGAGGGCGTCGGCCAGCGCACGGGGGTCCCGTTCCGGGACCAACAACCCGGTCCGGCCCGGGACGACCGCCTCGCCGATGCCGGTGACCGGGGTGGAGACGCACGGGGTCCCCAGGGCCATCGCCTCCAGCAGCACCGTCGGCAGCCCGTCACGGTTGCCGTCGGCGCCGACCACACAGGGCGCCGCCAGCACGGCCGCACCGGCCACCACCTCGCGGACCCGGTCCTGCGGCTGTGCACCGTGCAGCCGGACCCGGTCGGCGAGCCCCAGCTGCTGCACGTCGGCGGCGAGAACCGTTGCCAAAGCGCCGGTCCCGACCAGGTCGAGGTGGAACCCGACACCCCGGTCCCGCAGCAGCGCGGCCGCCTGCAGCAGGTATCCGAAACCTTTCTTCTCCACCAGGCGCCCGATCGCGGCGATCCGGGGCGGCCGGTGGACGAGGTCTGCGCGGAACGGGAATCCCGCCAGGTCGATGCCGTTGCGCACCAGGCGGAGCCGGTCACCGATCTCCGGGAACCGGGCTGCGAGGTGGTCGGCGTTGTAGCGGCTGATGGTGACCACGGTGTGCGCGTCGCCCAGGGTCCGGGCCAGCTCGGCGTCGTCGATGTCGTCGACGAAGATGTCCTTGGCATGGGCGGTGACCGAGTAGGTGATCCCGGCCAGCCGCGCGGCGAGCCGGGCCACCCGGGCGGCGATGGAGGCGAAATGTGCGTGCAGGTGGGTGATCCCGTTCTCCACGGCGGCGCCGGCCAGCAGCACCGCCTGGGCCGCTTCGCCGACCTCGGCGTCGAGCAGGTCGTCGAGGTGCAGCACGAGGCCGGGCAGCGCCGTCCGGGCCGCGCCGAGCAGCGCCCACAGCTCCGCCGTGCGGAGGTGGTGGCCACCGATGTGGTGCACCGGCGCCTCCAGCAGCGAGAGCTCGCGGTGGAAACGGCCGTCGTCGGGCAACCGCAGCGAGAACACCCCGACCGGCACACCGTGCTGCTGCAGGGCGAGAAGTTCGGTCAGCACGAAGGTCTCGGAGAAGCGTGGGAACATCTTCAGCACGTACCCGACCCGCGGAGCGGCGCCGGGCGAACGACCTGCGGTCAGCGCAGCACCGGACCCGCCCGGGCGCTCGGCGCCGGGGTCGGTCGGTATCACGGAGCCGGCAACGGCTCCGCGGATCGTCTCAGGCAGCACGGTGGGCCTCCTGCAGCAGCGAGGCGCACAGCCCGGGCACCCGGTGCAGGCCGGACAGGTCGATCGGGGCCGCGTCGGTCGCCGGCCGGGAGACCGCCGTCGCCAGCCAGGTCGTCAGCGTGTCCGCGGTCAGCAGGGCCGGGTCCAGCAGGTCGCAGGCACCCCGGGCGGCCAGTCGCTCGGCTCGGATCCACTGTTCCCGCCGCGGGATCACCCTGGGTACCAGCAGGGCCGGCACCCGGGCCTGCAGCAGTTCGCAGACCGTGTTGTACCCGGCCATCGACACCACCGCCGCCGCTCCGGCGATGAACTCGTCCGCGTCCGGGATGAATTCCAGCAACTGCAGGTCCGTCCGGCCCGCGGCGAGGGCGCGGAGCCGTTCCCGGTGCCGTCGTGGCAGGTAGGGGCCGGTGACCAGGACGGCGCTGTGGCCGGCCGGGGGCCGGGCACCGGCGAACGCCTCGGCCACCGCCAGTCCGTCCTGGCCGCCGCCGACCAGGCCGAGCACGTACGGACCGGCCGGCGGCCGCACCCGTTGCTCCGTGCGCACCCGGGGACGCAGGCCGTCGGCACGGCCCTCACCCAGGTAGCCGGTGAACACGACCCGGTCACCGACGGCCCCGACCAGCGGGTGCTCGGCGGTCAGGTCATGCACGTCGCGGTCGCCGTACACCCAGACCTGGTCGTAGAACGCGGTGATCGTCTCGACGGTGCGCTGGTCCCGCCACTCGCGGTGCACCACGTCCGGCTCGTCGAGGATGTCCCGCAGTCCGAGCACGGTCCTGGTGCGGCCGGCCGCACGCAGCCGGGCGAGCACCGGCTCCAGCTCGCCGCACACCCCGCCCGCGGCCTTGTCCACGACCAGCACATCTGGGTCGAAGGCCCGCAGCGCGGCGTCGATGATCCCGGAGCGCATGGCGGTGATCCGGCGCAGCGACGAACCCATCACCCGGGCCGCGTACCGCCCGCGCTTGTCCTTGGCCACCGTGGGCAGGGTGACGACGTCGGTCCGGTCCGGCAGCGGCAACGTGGTCGCCTCGGGATTGCCGGTGAGCAGCAGGATGTCGCAGTCCTCGCCGGCGGACATCGCCGCGGCCAGGGTGATGTTGCGCCGGATGTGACCGAGCCCCTGGGTGTCGTGCGAGTAGAACGCGATCCGCCGTGGACCACCCACCGGCCCTGTCGTGGTGACCTTCACCCTGGTCCTCCTGATCATCGCGTCCGCCGGCCCGTGCGTCCGGTTCGATGACCACCGTCCGTCGCGGGGATGGACGGCAGATGAGCCGATCATGAAACCGTCTTCACGAACGTGGCCTGGGTCTCGTCGGGCCCGACCGCGGCCGATCGGATCTGCGAACGGGCCGCACGATGCCGGGCCGGGGAGTCGCGTCCGGCGGTCGGCAGCATCGTCGGTGCCGGGTCCGGGTGTCCCGGGGTCACCCGGACGCCGCGGCCGGCGGGGTATCCGGTCACGGCACCCGGCGTCCAGTGGCCGGGTCCGGATCGACCGGGTCCGGAGAACCACAGGAGGTCCCCGTGCGCAGAACACTCCTCGCCGGTGTCGTCGCCGCGCTCACCGCCGGACTCACCGGCGTCCTGGCCGCCCTGCCGGCCGCCGCCGTCCAGGCGTCCTCGTCGCCACCGGCAGCCGTCTCCGCTGCCCCCGGCGCATTCGGCGCCGATCAGATCGTCGGGTCGTGCATCTCGGGGCCTTCCGCAGCGGACATCTCGACGGACGGCACGGTGCGTGGCTTCGCCGCCTGCACCGGAGGCGCTGAGTACGGCCCCATCTCCTACTTCCGGCAACAGGCCGGCGGAACCCTCTACCGGGAGGACACCCCCTGGACCGGCGAGGTGCTGGCCACCGCCTGGGACGGTGTCGACGCGATGTACGTGGTGTTCGAGGACGAGGGCATGCTGC from Nakamurella alba carries:
- a CDS encoding phosphotransferase family protein; its protein translation is MIDDVFRDAAGVGAERIVARPVSATELSVALEVGGQEWAARWFERAQDASAAAAAVPAARPLGRFVLYPGGADPRLPGLARRIAGGGVLVSHRVGRRAVLTDRDRRTFTKVVRASRLPGLLEAARASSVLGVTVPEIVAVDGDAVTTAALPGRSLHELIAAADPALPGMVRAVGRALAALHAAEPPDGLPVHDSAAELAVTRRWEDLARRWGAALPTAATPPRPRTARGVALHRDLHDKQLLIGGTGPTGDPATDSGPEVGFIDFDLLAIGDPALDLANLLEHLRWREVHGGHRGAAGLRAALLDGYDPSAAVRAALPFHCALTRRRLAAVYHFRTHLRPERSSRIPDENFLIHGS
- a CDS encoding phosphotransferase; translation: MDPDVPGFPVATDPDRLAGWLEQVGAPAAGRLRYRRWKPGTSVVLALEIGGRPAFLFAVADHARPKVAKYVRKAPDAVLAVDEAAGVLLAGPGADRDLPGLRTPPDGQPLAWKPMRRWVSRSADGSVLRRCYRAGRSTDALLRYRSAVGATVATSPVLGHDPDTATLELGFLPGRPAGPQDLVAVGAALARWHATPITPAVPAAGAPAWRESAAMAARLVPGLAPRIAGLVALTGALPSRPPAPALVHGDCSLDQLLIEPGGGVALLDLDRAGTGSAVDDLASLRMAAPDDSGWPDLLAGYGQATAPPVPDLRDLLVAGLGRLTDPFRSCAAGWVTDTAGMVRRMESLAVQR
- a CDS encoding ABC transporter ATP-binding protein, with the protein product MRTSAAQRTSAESTGTSTSKEQATWPQLLRVLRRLRPHLHGQRLLIAGGMLALLGEVLMRLLEPWPLAVVIDRLVPVVATGQGRDGLLHGVTLCALALGAVVALRALFSFAMTMCFALVGNRVLTRVRAELFAHLTRLPMDFHERNRTGDLVTRVTGDVGRLQEVAVTAALPLVGNLVTLAGMLAVVAVLDWPLALAAITVLPLFALLSRRSTRRIASVSRSQRSAEGDLAAVAAESLSAMPVITTYSLQERLQQRFSGGNEKSFRDGVKAKRLAAALERSTDVLVGIATALVLWFGATRVLSGALTVGELTVFLTYLKTAFKPMRDIAKYTGRLSKALASGERIVDVLEQRSQVRDTSWARPAPRLRGFVRFEQVWAGYPGGPPVLRGLDLTVRPGERIALVGPSGAGKSTLVGLLARFRDPDGGRLLLDGHDVRDLTIDSVRDQVTVLLQESVLFRGTIAENIALGSPFPVSPQEIVRAATLAGADEFVRRLPHGYETVVGERGSTLSGGQRQRIAIARAAVRRTPIIVLDEPLTGLDEKTEGEVRAALRRLTEGRTTFVVTHDPAHAADADRIVTVGVPAVAGPARPANTGPQMARRPW
- a CDS encoding glycosyltransferase family 4 protein, translated to MRIAFVCADPGIPVFGTKGASLHARAVIGEFRRAGHDVRVVAVRPDGGPADVGVHRLPAVPAGSGITVADRELAAMAADRAVADALEDIDPDLVYERYSLWGRTATDWARRHRRPSVLEVNAPLVQEQQLHRSLVHTAVAEECAVAALSAASVVVCVSDPVADWARERGADPLVVPNGVDVQRISPRSGPVTPADAGRFVVGFAGSLKPWHGVEVLLEAVARLHRSDRRWAALVVGDGPRRVALAGSAAASDLGTALEFNGAVPADAVVTQLRRMDIACAPYPVAQDQYFSPLKVYEYLAAGLPVVASGVGQLPAALDHGRLGVLVPPGDPAALALALHRLRSDTALRTDLARRGRARAVAAHTWADVVRRSLAPLGGLVRGDGIRSTA
- a CDS encoding glycosyltransferase; this translates as MLPETIRGAVAGSVIPTDPGAERPGGSGAALTAGRSPGAAPRVGYVLKMFPRFSETFVLTELLALQQHGVPVGVFSLRLPDDGRFHRELSLLEAPVHHIGGHHLRTAELWALLGAARTALPGLVLHLDDLLDAEVGEAAQAVLLAGAAVENGITHLHAHFASIAARVARLAARLAGITYSVTAHAKDIFVDDIDDAELARTLGDAHTVVTISRYNADHLAARFPEIGDRLRLVRNGIDLAGFPFRADLVHRPPRIAAIGRLVEKKGFGYLLQAAALLRDRGVGFHLDLVGTGALATVLAADVQQLGLADRVRLHGAQPQDRVREVVAGAAVLAAPCVVGADGNRDGLPTVLLEAMALGTPCVSTPVTGIGEAVVPGRTGLLVPERDPRALADALESLLTDRALGAGLAAAARRLVEQDYDTRRQAAAVAAGFGVPTAAPEGALR
- a CDS encoding glycosyltransferase family protein, which produces MKVTTTGPVGGPRRIAFYSHDTQGLGHIRRNITLAAAMSAGEDCDILLLTGNPEATTLPLPDRTDVVTLPTVAKDKRGRYAARVMGSSLRRITAMRSGIIDAALRAFDPDVLVVDKAAGGVCGELEPVLARLRAAGRTRTVLGLRDILDEPDVVHREWRDQRTVETITAFYDQVWVYGDRDVHDLTAEHPLVGAVGDRVVFTGYLGEGRADGLRPRVRTEQRVRPPAGPYVLGLVGGGQDGLAVAEAFAGARPPAGHSAVLVTGPYLPRRHRERLRALAAGRTDLQLLEFIPDADEFIAGAAAVVSMAGYNTVCELLQARVPALLVPRVIPRREQWIRAERLAARGACDLLDPALLTADTLTTWLATAVSRPATDAAPIDLSGLHRVPGLCASLLQEAHRAA